Proteins encoded by one window of Homoserinimonas aerilata:
- a CDS encoding roadblock/LC7 domain-containing protein, which translates to MTVPVHQDPRLVARGAEVLAGISELCPSLVSATLLTDDGFTVAQVPQEEEPDGRLSSMASSVQALGDAVARQLDMGEGDYVVIAGEGGVLVQRRIRGLPVVLAAQFGADESVASALSVTRASAEWLAAEWSTAGADAPRSRAPRHSA; encoded by the coding sequence GTGACGGTGCCCGTCCACCAGGATCCACGCCTGGTGGCGCGCGGTGCCGAGGTTCTGGCCGGCATCAGCGAGCTGTGCCCGTCGCTCGTGTCGGCGACGCTTCTCACGGATGACGGTTTCACGGTCGCGCAGGTGCCGCAGGAGGAGGAGCCGGATGGCCGGCTGTCGAGCATGGCCAGCTCGGTGCAGGCGCTCGGCGATGCGGTCGCCCGGCAGCTTGACATGGGCGAGGGCGACTATGTGGTGATCGCGGGGGAGGGCGGCGTGCTCGTGCAGCGTCGCATCCGTGGTCTGCCTGTTGTGCTCGCCGCGCAGTTCGGCGCGGACGAGTCGGTGGCGTCGGCGCTGTCGGTGACGCGCGCATCGGCCGAGTGGCTCGCCGCCGAGTGGTCAACAGCGGGGGCGGATGCTCCGCGGTCGCGCGCGCCCCGGCATTCGGCCTGA
- a CDS encoding MBL fold metallo-hydrolase, with protein sequence MQLAPGLNRIGNDIVAAYLIHDDSGVTVIDAGLAGHWRDLLAELETIGRSVDDIRALVLTHGDTDHVGFAERLRRDHGVPVYVHAADAARARGEESSKPEWGTMRLGPLLRFMAYAVTKGGMRTQHLSSVSELHDGQVLDAPGSPHIIALPGHSPGSVAIHVPALDAVFVGDALTTRHVLTGAKGPQPAPFTDDPAQALESLERLRSTRAKWVLPGHGAPWSQGVDAALDAVQGH encoded by the coding sequence ATGCAACTGGCCCCCGGACTGAACAGGATCGGCAACGACATCGTCGCCGCCTACCTCATCCACGACGACAGCGGCGTCACCGTCATCGACGCGGGGCTCGCCGGCCACTGGCGGGACCTTCTCGCCGAGCTGGAGACGATCGGGCGAAGCGTCGACGACATCCGGGCCCTCGTTCTCACCCACGGCGACACCGACCACGTCGGTTTCGCCGAGCGACTGCGCCGCGACCACGGTGTGCCCGTGTATGTGCACGCGGCCGACGCCGCCCGGGCCCGCGGCGAGGAGTCGAGCAAGCCCGAGTGGGGCACGATGCGTCTCGGCCCGCTGCTGCGCTTCATGGCGTACGCGGTCACGAAGGGCGGCATGCGCACGCAGCACCTCAGCTCCGTGAGCGAGCTGCACGACGGGCAGGTGCTCGACGCCCCCGGCAGCCCGCACATCATCGCGCTTCCGGGGCATTCGCCGGGTAGCGTCGCCATCCATGTTCCCGCGCTCGACGCCGTATTCGTCGGCGATGCGCTCACGACCCGCCATGTGTTGACAGGCGCGAAGGGCCCCCAGCCGGCACCGTTCACGGATGATCCGGCGCAGGCACTCGAATCGCTCGAACGGCTGCGCTCCACCCGGGCGAAGTGGGTGCTGCCCGGTCACGGGGCGCCCTGGTCGCAGGGCGTGGATGCGGCGCTGGATGCTGTGCAAGGGCACTGA
- a CDS encoding VIT1/CCC1 transporter family protein — MAPSTSDAPTPAQIRRWRRYLADERAEAAVYRDLAGRRSGEERDILLALSEAEARHEQHWIDLLGDQVGPPRKGALRTRSLGWLARRFGSVFILALAQRAEARSPYEADADATDRMAADERIHEEVVRGLAARGRNRLSGTFRAAVFGANDGLVSNLALVMGIGATGVSTPIILATGIAGLLAGALSMAAGEFVSVRSQRELLEASNPNPETESAVPHLDVNANELALVYRARGMTPKDAEAKSRRVLETLRTEPTGEVDVIDEHEEIGSARGAALSSFCFFASGALLPVLPYIFGLQGVAAVIASAVIVGLALLATGAVVGLLSGGPPLKRALRQLLIGFGAAAVTYALGLAFGASGL; from the coding sequence ATGGCGCCCAGCACTTCGGATGCCCCCACGCCGGCGCAGATCAGACGCTGGCGCCGCTACCTGGCTGACGAGCGCGCAGAAGCCGCCGTGTACCGCGACCTCGCGGGTCGCCGCAGCGGTGAGGAGCGCGACATCCTGTTGGCGCTCTCCGAGGCGGAGGCACGGCACGAGCAGCACTGGATCGACCTGCTGGGCGATCAGGTGGGCCCGCCGCGCAAGGGCGCCCTGCGCACGCGCTCGCTCGGCTGGCTGGCCCGCCGCTTCGGCTCGGTCTTCATCCTGGCGCTCGCGCAGCGTGCCGAGGCGCGCTCACCGTATGAGGCGGATGCGGATGCCACCGACAGGATGGCCGCCGACGAGCGCATCCACGAGGAGGTCGTGCGGGGTCTCGCCGCCCGCGGCCGCAACCGCCTGTCGGGCACGTTCCGCGCGGCCGTGTTCGGGGCGAACGACGGCCTGGTCAGCAACCTGGCGCTCGTGATGGGGATCGGGGCGACCGGGGTGTCGACCCCGATCATCCTGGCCACCGGCATTGCCGGCCTGCTGGCGGGCGCGCTGTCGATGGCGGCGGGCGAGTTCGTGTCGGTGCGCTCGCAGCGCGAACTGCTGGAGGCCAGCAACCCGAACCCGGAGACCGAGTCGGCGGTGCCGCATCTGGATGTCAACGCGAACGAGTTGGCGCTCGTCTACCGGGCGCGCGGCATGACGCCGAAGGATGCGGAGGCGAAGTCGCGTCGAGTGCTGGAGACGCTGCGCACGGAGCCGACGGGTGAGGTCGACGTCATCGACGAGCACGAGGAGATCGGCTCGGCGCGGGGTGCCGCCCTGTCGAGTTTCTGCTTCTTCGCCTCGGGCGCGCTGCTGCCGGTGCTGCCCTACATCTTCGGGCTGCAGGGTGTGGCGGCGGTCATCGCCTCGGCCGTGATCGTGGGGCTCGCGCTTCTGGCGACGGGCGCCGTGGTCGGTTTGCTCTCAGGCGGGCCGCCGCTGAAGAGGGCGCTGCGCCAGCTGCTCATCGGCTTCGGCGCGGCCGCGGTCACCTACGCGCTCGGCCTCGCCTTCGGAGCATCCGGCCTCTGA
- a CDS encoding TetR/AcrR family transcriptional regulator: protein MPTPERTSIAEIVAAAREILELEGLAGLTMAAVAERVGVRAPSLYKRVGSRDELIGLAADATVRELSSRLGALDRGEPRTAIAAMAHGFRAFAREKPAGYHLVFALGPEATRPRTESLTQATEVLTRTIARLVGPDDALEAARLFTAWAHGFVGMELSGAFRMGGDVDRAFDYGIDHLVASLTPMAP, encoded by the coding sequence ATGCCGACACCGGAGCGCACAAGCATCGCCGAGATCGTCGCCGCCGCACGGGAGATCCTCGAACTCGAAGGGCTCGCCGGGCTCACCATGGCGGCCGTCGCCGAACGGGTCGGCGTGCGCGCCCCCTCCCTCTACAAGCGGGTCGGAAGCCGCGACGAACTCATCGGACTCGCAGCGGATGCCACGGTGCGCGAACTCAGCAGCCGGCTGGGGGCGCTCGACCGGGGAGAACCGCGCACGGCGATCGCCGCCATGGCCCACGGTTTCCGTGCCTTCGCCCGCGAGAAGCCCGCCGGATACCACCTCGTTTTCGCGCTCGGCCCCGAGGCGACCCGCCCGCGCACGGAATCCCTCACCCAGGCCACCGAAGTGCTCACACGGACCATCGCGCGCCTCGTCGGGCCCGACGACGCCCTCGAGGCGGCGCGCCTGTTCACCGCCTGGGCGCACGGTTTCGTTGGCATGGAACTCAGCGGAGCATTCCGCATGGGCGGCGACGTCGACCGGGCCTTCGACTACGGCATCGACCACCTCGTGGCATCCCTCACGCCCATGGCCCCCTGA
- the pstB gene encoding phosphate ABC transporter ATP-binding protein PstB has translation MSKRIEVRDLDVYYSKFKAVEGISLDIEPRSVTAFIGPSGCGKSTFLRTLNRMHEVIPGAYVDGEVLIDGSNLYGADVDPVLVRRQVGMVFQRPNPFPTMSIRDNVLAGVKLNNNRISKSDADDLVEKSLRGANLWNEVKDRLDKPGSGISGGQQQRLCIARAIAVQPDVLLMDEPCSALDPISTLAIEDLIEELKAEYTIVIVTHNMQQASRVSDRTAFFNIAGTGQPGKLIEYDDTNTMFSKPSVQATEDYVSGKFG, from the coding sequence GTGTCAAAACGAATTGAAGTACGCGACCTCGACGTCTACTACAGCAAGTTCAAGGCCGTAGAAGGCATCAGCCTCGACATCGAACCGCGCAGCGTCACCGCATTCATCGGCCCGTCCGGCTGCGGCAAGTCGACGTTCCTGCGCACGCTCAACCGCATGCATGAGGTCATCCCCGGCGCCTACGTCGACGGGGAGGTGCTCATCGACGGCAGCAACCTGTACGGAGCGGATGTCGACCCCGTGCTCGTGCGGCGCCAGGTGGGCATGGTGTTCCAGCGCCCCAACCCGTTCCCCACGATGTCGATCCGCGACAACGTTCTCGCCGGCGTCAAACTCAACAACAACCGCATCAGCAAAAGCGACGCGGATGACCTGGTCGAGAAATCCCTGCGCGGCGCCAACCTCTGGAACGAGGTCAAGGACCGCCTCGACAAGCCCGGCAGCGGCATCTCGGGAGGCCAGCAGCAGCGCCTCTGCATCGCCCGCGCCATCGCCGTGCAGCCCGACGTGCTGCTCATGGACGAGCCCTGCTCGGCCCTCGACCCCATCTCGACGCTCGCCATCGAGGACCTCATCGAGGAACTCAAGGCCGAGTACACGATCGTCATCGTCACCCACAACATGCAGCAGGCCTCACGGGTCTCCGACCGCACCGCGTTCTTCAACATCGCGGGCACCGGCCAGCCGGGCAAGCTCATCGAATACGACGACACCAACACGATGTTCTCGAAGCCGTCGGTTCAGGCGACCGAGGACTACGTCTCTGGCAAGTTCGGATAA
- a CDS encoding GTP-binding protein, whose protein sequence is MGEHVVIFAGPMGAGKTTAIRALSEVEVVSTEAANSDRAVVDKETTTVALDYGEIGLTDSEKVRLYGVPGQRRFSFMWSILKERARGVIVLVAGDSPDPLGGMLEFVDEFRDLYERGGMLVGVTRTDLGVGPPVARYGEALAEAFPSLAVPVMALDPRDPAHMRMALMTLIVNVETRERLQAVAS, encoded by the coding sequence GTGGGCGAGCATGTGGTGATTTTTGCGGGGCCGATGGGGGCGGGCAAGACGACGGCGATCCGCGCGCTCAGCGAGGTCGAGGTTGTGAGCACGGAGGCGGCGAACAGTGACAGGGCTGTCGTCGACAAGGAGACGACGACGGTTGCGCTGGACTATGGCGAGATCGGGTTGACCGATTCGGAGAAGGTGCGCCTGTATGGGGTGCCCGGCCAGCGGCGTTTCTCGTTCATGTGGTCGATTCTGAAGGAGCGGGCGCGCGGCGTGATCGTTCTGGTGGCCGGTGATTCGCCGGATCCGCTCGGCGGGATGCTGGAGTTCGTGGACGAGTTCCGTGACCTGTACGAGCGGGGCGGCATGCTGGTGGGTGTGACGCGCACGGATCTGGGCGTCGGCCCGCCTGTTGCGCGCTACGGTGAGGCGCTCGCGGAGGCGTTCCCGTCGCTTGCGGTGCCCGTGATGGCGCTTGACCCGCGCGATCCGGCGCACATGCGTATGGCCCTCATGACCCTCATTGTGAACGTCGAGACACGGGAGCGGCTTCAGGCGGTGGCGTCGTGA
- a CDS encoding DNA-directed RNA polymerase subunit beta: protein MSDEFHKPTLFAGSRFEDFLGGEDPAHVSRVAHETAAALLGRVRSDPRPEFIDRLVTYTDENGIDAIAELWSRASPRSLPGALWSIYLLRALTRQDAEQSSFLFQRGTETAATIDPVVAGAPDPAGPTEIMALADRILRGLFDGDFAVALERAAAFCRVTAHGATGVADDVELITPERASELTVKASRLAHMSADLVACARLWRAGSLD from the coding sequence ATGAGCGATGAGTTCCACAAGCCCACCCTGTTCGCGGGCTCCCGCTTCGAAGATTTTCTGGGCGGTGAAGATCCGGCGCATGTGAGCCGTGTCGCCCACGAGACGGCAGCCGCCCTGCTCGGCCGCGTGCGCAGCGACCCCCGCCCCGAGTTCATCGACCGGCTGGTCACGTACACCGACGAGAACGGCATCGACGCGATCGCCGAGCTGTGGTCGCGCGCAAGCCCGCGCTCGCTGCCGGGAGCGCTCTGGAGCATCTACCTGCTTCGGGCGCTCACGCGGCAGGATGCCGAGCAGTCCAGCTTCCTGTTCCAGCGCGGCACCGAGACGGCGGCGACGATCGACCCGGTCGTCGCCGGGGCCCCCGACCCGGCGGGCCCGACGGAGATCATGGCGCTCGCCGACCGCATCCTGCGTGGTCTCTTCGATGGCGACTTCGCGGTGGCACTCGAGCGGGCTGCAGCGTTCTGCCGGGTGACCGCGCACGGGGCGACGGGCGTCGCCGACGATGTCGAGCTGATCACGCCTGAGCGCGCGAGTGAGCTCACGGTGAAGGCCTCGCGCCTGGCGCACATGTCAGCAGATCTGGTCGCCTGCGCGCGGCTGTGGCGTGCGGGCTCGCTCGACTGA
- the galK gene encoding galactokinase, which translates to MNDIRDDVRAAFHDAYGQEASGVWSAPGRVNLIGEHTDYNEGFVLPFAINRRTVAAVGLRDDSTLRVASSFADEIAEISLAELTPDALAGWSAYPLGVAWALGEHGADLAAVPGVDIFIDSDVPVGAGLSSSAAIESAVALALNDVWRLGLDRTTLAKVGQLAENKAVGAPTGIMDQSASLLGKADSAVFLDCRTLDATVVPLGFDEAGLALVIIDTGVAHSHSTGGYGERRAACERGATAMGVPSLRDLSIDDLPRAQQLLDDVTFRRVRHVVTENQRVLDTVRTLREQGPTAIGELLDASHASMRDDFEISVPELDLAVETAQANGAIGARMTGGGFGGAAIALVPIEGVSRIQVAIDGAFAEHSFGQPEMFVVTASYGATREP; encoded by the coding sequence ATGAACGACATCCGCGACGACGTACGCGCCGCATTCCACGACGCCTACGGCCAGGAGGCATCCGGCGTCTGGTCGGCACCCGGCCGTGTGAACCTGATCGGCGAACACACCGACTACAACGAAGGCTTCGTGCTGCCCTTCGCCATCAACCGCCGCACCGTCGCCGCCGTCGGGCTGCGCGACGACAGCACGCTGCGCGTGGCCAGCTCCTTCGCCGATGAGATCGCCGAGATCTCGCTCGCCGAGCTGACACCGGATGCCCTGGCCGGCTGGTCGGCGTACCCGCTGGGCGTCGCATGGGCGCTCGGCGAGCACGGAGCCGACCTCGCCGCGGTACCCGGTGTGGACATCTTCATCGACTCCGACGTGCCCGTCGGAGCGGGCCTCTCCTCGTCGGCCGCCATCGAGAGCGCCGTCGCACTCGCGCTCAACGACGTGTGGCGGCTCGGGCTCGACCGCACCACCCTCGCCAAGGTCGGCCAGCTCGCCGAGAACAAAGCCGTCGGCGCACCCACCGGCATCATGGACCAGTCCGCGTCGCTGCTCGGCAAAGCCGACTCCGCCGTATTCCTCGACTGCCGCACGCTCGACGCCACCGTCGTGCCGCTCGGCTTCGACGAAGCCGGGCTCGCACTCGTCATCATCGACACAGGCGTCGCCCACTCCCACTCCACCGGCGGCTACGGTGAGCGCCGCGCCGCCTGCGAACGCGGCGCAACCGCCATGGGAGTCCCCTCGCTGCGCGACCTCAGCATCGACGACCTGCCGCGGGCGCAGCAACTGCTCGACGACGTGACCTTCCGCCGGGTGCGGCACGTGGTCACCGAGAACCAGCGCGTGCTCGACACCGTGCGCACACTGCGCGAGCAGGGGCCCACCGCCATCGGCGAACTGCTCGACGCCTCACACGCGTCCATGCGCGACGACTTCGAGATCTCCGTACCCGAACTCGACCTCGCCGTCGAGACCGCGCAGGCGAACGGCGCCATCGGCGCACGCATGACCGGCGGCGGATTCGGCGGCGCAGCCATCGCGCTGGTGCCCATCGAAGGCGTCTCCCGCATCCAGGTCGCCATCGACGGCGCCTTCGCCGAGCACAGCTTCGGGCAGCCCGAGATGTTCGTCGTCACCGCGTCATACGGGGCGACGCGCGAGCCCTGA
- a CDS encoding bifunctional methylenetetrahydrofolate dehydrogenase/methenyltetrahydrofolate cyclohydrolase, with protein MTATILDGVATASAVKAELASRIAALKARGITPGLGTLLVGDDPGSRSYVAGKHRDCAEVGIESIRVDLPATATDADVAAAIDELNTNPAVTGYIVQLPLPKGLDEHAALERIDPAKDADGLHPTNLGRLVLGIEGELASPLPCTPAGIVEMLQRYDVPISGKHVTVVGRGLTVGRPLGLLFTRKGLDATVTLTHSRTVDLAAEVRRADIVVAAVGVAHLIKPDWVKPGAAVLDVGITRVQDEETGKGRLTGDVDPAVAEVAGFLSPNPGGVGPMTRAMLLANVVKAAEKLAE; from the coding sequence ATGACCGCAACGATTCTCGATGGCGTCGCCACGGCATCCGCTGTCAAGGCTGAACTGGCAAGCCGCATCGCGGCGTTGAAGGCGCGCGGCATCACGCCCGGGCTGGGCACGCTGCTCGTCGGCGATGACCCCGGCTCGCGCTCCTATGTGGCGGGCAAGCACCGCGACTGCGCGGAGGTGGGCATCGAGTCGATCCGCGTCGACCTGCCGGCGACGGCGACGGATGCTGATGTCGCCGCCGCGATCGACGAGCTGAACACGAACCCTGCCGTCACGGGCTACATCGTGCAGCTTCCGCTGCCGAAGGGGCTCGACGAGCATGCGGCGTTGGAGCGCATCGACCCGGCGAAGGATGCCGACGGCCTGCACCCGACGAACCTGGGCCGCCTCGTGCTGGGCATCGAGGGCGAGCTGGCGTCACCGCTGCCGTGCACGCCCGCGGGCATCGTGGAGATGCTGCAGCGCTACGACGTGCCCATCAGCGGCAAGCATGTCACCGTGGTGGGGCGTGGCCTCACGGTGGGCCGCCCGCTCGGGCTGCTGTTCACCCGCAAGGGGCTGGATGCGACGGTCACGTTGACGCATTCGCGCACGGTCGATCTGGCTGCCGAGGTGCGGCGTGCCGACATCGTCGTGGCCGCAGTGGGTGTCGCACACCTGATCAAGCCCGACTGGGTGAAGCCGGGCGCCGCAGTGCTCGACGTCGGAATCACGCGCGTGCAGGACGAGGAGACCGGCAAGGGTCGTCTGACGGGTGACGTGGACCCGGCCGTCGCTGAGGTGGCGGGCTTCCTGTCGCCGAACCCCGGCGGTGTCGGCCCGATGACGCGCGCGATGCTCCTCGCCAACGTGGTCAAGGCCGCGGAGAAACTCGCCGAGTAA
- a CDS encoding aldose 1-epimerase family protein: MRAPTGEQHVLSRASGSHQTRAIITEVAASLRELVIDGTAVTQPYPESSRPPFGDGIVLVPWPNRVEDGRWLLDGEVQQLDVTEPDRNSAIHGLLRNAPYTVAERSDDAVTLAATVFPQHGYPFLLDTTVRYELLADGLRVTHTVTNHSDAAAPVALGVHPFFRIGEVPTDDLVLTLSASSRFETDARLNPVGELATAGTRFDLSEGVPVRELQLDDAFGGLTPDADGTFSCSLTATDGRSLRVWQESDWRWVQVFTTREFPTDGGPATAIAIEPMTAPPNAFNSGLGVRWLQPGESWSTSWGVTLSGGAA; the protein is encoded by the coding sequence ATGCGCGCACCCACCGGAGAACAGCATGTCCTGTCGAGAGCGTCTGGATCACACCAGACACGGGCAATCATAACGGAGGTGGCGGCGTCGCTCCGGGAGCTCGTGATTGATGGCACGGCGGTGACGCAGCCGTATCCGGAGTCGAGTCGGCCGCCGTTCGGCGACGGCATCGTGCTCGTCCCCTGGCCGAACCGGGTGGAGGATGGGCGCTGGCTGCTCGACGGCGAGGTGCAGCAGCTTGACGTGACCGAGCCTGACCGCAACAGCGCCATCCACGGCCTGCTGCGCAACGCGCCGTACACGGTCGCGGAGCGCTCCGACGACGCGGTCACGCTGGCGGCGACGGTGTTCCCGCAGCACGGTTACCCGTTCCTGCTCGACACGACGGTGCGCTACGAGCTGCTCGCGGACGGGCTGCGGGTCACCCACACGGTGACCAATCATTCGGATGCTGCGGCGCCTGTCGCGCTGGGCGTGCATCCGTTCTTCCGCATTGGCGAGGTGCCGACGGATGACCTGGTGCTGACCCTGTCGGCGTCGAGCCGTTTCGAGACGGATGCGAGGCTGAACCCGGTCGGCGAACTCGCGACGGCGGGCACCCGCTTCGATCTGTCGGAGGGCGTGCCGGTGCGCGAGCTGCAGCTCGATGACGCCTTCGGTGGCCTGACTCCGGATGCTGACGGCACCTTCTCCTGCTCGCTCACCGCGACCGACGGTCGCAGCCTGCGCGTCTGGCAGGAGTCGGACTGGCGCTGGGTGCAGGTATTCACGACGCGCGAGTTCCCGACGGATGGCGGGCCGGCGACGGCGATTGCGATTGAGCCGATGACGGCCCCACCGAACGCGTTCAACAGCGGCCTGGGCGTGCGCTGGCTGCAGCCCGGCGAGAGCTGGTCCACCTCATGGGGGGTCACCCTTTCGGGCGGTGCCGCGTAA
- the galT gene encoding galactose-1-phosphate uridylyltransferase, producing MPENPIRKTVTTLADGRELIYFDDADTALGTERAADGRMLDPRPETATMRQDVLTGEWISIAAARQNRAFLPPADQDPLAPATPSNPSEIPGMYDVAVFENRSPSFGPETGAADTAGVGIGRTAPSYGRCEVVCFSPEHEGSFGTQSRSRARTVIEAWADRTEALSALPGVRQVFPFENRGEEIGVTLRHPHGQIYSYPYVTPRTQRLLASIDEVGPDLFDRVLESEQASERVLLQGEHWTAFVPFAARWPIEVHMLPHRQVPDFAATSDAERDELSSLYLSLLRGIDAIYDTPTPYIAAWHQAPVDTHRDSVRLNLQLTSPRRAADRLKYLAGSEAAMGAWIGDVPPEKSAELIRDGIAKATA from the coding sequence ATGCCCGAGAACCCGATCCGCAAGACTGTCACGACGCTCGCCGATGGTCGCGAACTGATCTACTTCGACGACGCCGACACCGCACTCGGCACAGAACGTGCAGCAGACGGGCGGATGCTCGACCCGCGACCCGAGACGGCCACCATGCGCCAGGACGTGCTCACCGGCGAATGGATCTCCATCGCGGCCGCCCGCCAGAACCGTGCCTTCCTGCCGCCCGCCGACCAGGACCCGCTCGCGCCCGCCACCCCGAGCAACCCCTCCGAGATCCCCGGCATGTACGACGTGGCCGTGTTCGAGAACCGCTCCCCCTCCTTCGGGCCCGAGACCGGCGCGGCAGACACCGCCGGCGTCGGCATCGGCCGCACCGCGCCCTCCTACGGCCGCTGCGAGGTCGTCTGCTTCAGCCCCGAGCATGAAGGCTCCTTCGGCACCCAGAGCCGCTCGCGCGCCCGCACCGTGATCGAGGCGTGGGCCGACCGCACGGAGGCACTCTCCGCGCTGCCCGGTGTGCGCCAGGTGTTCCCCTTCGAGAACCGTGGCGAAGAGATCGGGGTGACCCTGCGGCATCCGCACGGCCAGATCTACTCCTACCCGTACGTGACCCCGCGCACGCAGCGACTGCTCGCCTCCATCGACGAGGTCGGCCCCGACCTCTTCGACCGGGTGCTCGAAAGCGAGCAGGCGTCCGAGCGCGTGCTGCTGCAGGGTGAGCACTGGACGGCCTTCGTGCCGTTCGCCGCCCGCTGGCCCATCGAGGTGCACATGCTGCCGCACCGCCAGGTGCCCGACTTCGCCGCCACCAGCGACGCCGAACGCGACGAACTGTCGTCGCTGTACCTGAGCCTGCTGCGCGGCATCGACGCCATCTACGACACCCCCACCCCGTACATCGCCGCCTGGCATCAGGCGCCCGTCGACACCCACCGCGACAGTGTGCGGCTCAACCTGCAGCTCACCTCGCCGCGCCGCGCCGCCGACAGGCTCAAATATCTGGCAGGGTCCGAGGCCGCCATGGGCGCCTGGATCGGCGACGTTCCACCCGAGAAGAGCGCGGAACTCATCCGCGACGGCATTGCGAAGGCGACAGCATGA
- a CDS encoding phosphoribosylanthranilate isomerase, with protein sequence MFAKICGLREARHVTAAIDAGADAVGFVLTASPRFVTASEARELVGIADARALTVGVFRHETVDEVARLADASGVAAIQVHGKRTRAEMSKLEQIGRTLIRAVPFDDPSLEEDWGENLLLVDAPRPGSGEAWDYAAMSGLSEARGRWLLAGGLTAGNVAAAVTAAKPYGVDVSSGVETAPGVKSTELIRAFLAAAKA encoded by the coding sequence ATGTTCGCCAAGATCTGCGGCCTGCGCGAAGCCAGGCATGTGACGGCCGCCATCGACGCGGGCGCCGACGCGGTCGGCTTCGTGCTCACCGCAAGCCCGCGCTTCGTCACAGCATCCGAAGCGCGCGAACTCGTCGGCATTGCGGATGCGCGGGCACTGACCGTCGGAGTGTTCCGCCACGAGACGGTCGACGAGGTCGCGCGGCTGGCCGACGCATCCGGGGTCGCGGCCATCCAGGTACACGGCAAGCGCACGCGCGCTGAGATGTCGAAACTGGAACAGATCGGCCGCACGCTCATCCGCGCCGTGCCCTTCGACGACCCGTCGCTGGAAGAAGACTGGGGCGAGAACCTGCTGCTCGTCGACGCGCCGCGGCCCGGCTCCGGCGAAGCGTGGGACTACGCCGCCATGTCAGGGCTTTCGGAAGCGCGCGGCCGGTGGCTGCTCGCCGGCGGGCTCACCGCCGGCAATGTGGCTGCAGCGGTGACCGCCGCCAAGCCGTACGGCGTGGACGTGTCGAGCGGCGTCGAGACGGCGCCCGGCGTGAAGTCGACGGAGCTCATCCGGGCGTTCCTTGCGGCCGCGAAAGCCTGA